Proteins encoded by one window of Bubalus bubalis isolate 160015118507 breed Murrah chromosome 4, NDDB_SH_1, whole genome shotgun sequence:
- the KCNMA1 gene encoding calcium-activated potassium channel subunit alpha-1 isoform X30 codes for MANGGGGGGGGGGGSSLRMSSNIHANHLSLDASSSSSSSSSSSSSSSSVHEPKMDALIIPVTMEVPCDSRGQRMWWAFLASSMVTFFGGLFIILLWRTLKYLWTVCCHCGGKTKGCLRQRLGPRRGTRAARGPVVRS; via the exons ATGGCAaatggtggcggcggcggcggcggcggcggcggaggcagCAGTCTTAGAATGAGCAGCAATATCCACGCGAACCATCTCAGCCTAGAcgcgtcctcctcctcctcttcttcctcctcctcctcttcctcctcgtcCTCGGTCCACGAGCCCAAGATGGATGCGCTCATCATCCCAGTGACCATGGAGGTGCCGTGCGACAGCCGGGGCCAACGCATGTGGTGGGCTTTCCTGGCCTCCTCCATGGTGACTTTCTTCGGCGGCCTCTTCATCATCTTGCTCTGGAGGACGCTCAAGTACCTGTGGACCGTTTGCTGCCACTGCGGGGGCAAAACGAAG GGTTGTTTGCGGCAGCGGCTGGGGCCGAGACGGGGGACGCGCGCCGCTCGGGGGCCCGTGGTGCGGAGTTAG